GTTCGACAACCGCTACGGCATCCGCCACTCGCTGATCGACGGCATCAACCGCGGCACCGACGTGCTCATCGGCGGCAAGGTCGCCGTGGTCTGCGGTTACGGCGACGTCGGCAAGGGCGCGGCGGAGTCGCTGCGCGGCCAGGGCGCGCGCGTGATCGTGACCGAGATCGACCCGATCTGCGCGCTGCAGGCGGCGATGGACGGCTTCCAGGTCAAGAAGCTCGAGAACGTCCTTCCCGAGGCCGACATCGTGATCACCACCACCGGCAACAAGAACGTGGTGATGGTCGAGCACATGGCGAAGATGAAGCACCAGGCGATCGTCGGCAACATCGGCCACTTCGACAACGAGCTCGACATGGCCGGCCTCGCGCGCTACCCGGGCATCCACCGGATCAACATCAAGCCGCAGGTCGACGAGTGGGTGTTCCCCAACGGCAACACGATCATCGTGCTGTCGGAGGGCCGGCTGCTCAACCTCGGCAACGCCACCGGGCACCCGTCGTTCGTGATGTCGAACAGCTTCTCCAACCAGGTCATCGCGCAGATCGAGCTGTTCACCAAGCACGAGGAGTACGACAAGGAGGTGTTCCGCCTCCCCAAGAAGCTCGACGAGAAGGTGGCGCGCATCCACCTCGAGGCGCTGGGCGGCGAGCTGACCAAGCTCACCAAGGAGCAGGCGGAGTACATCGACGTGGACGTGGAAGGCCCGTTCAAGTCGGACCACTACCGCTACTGAGGTTTTCGCAGTGCCGAAGCGGCGCCCGGGGGTGTTCCCGGGCGCCGCTTCGGCGTTCCGGATGCGCCTGCCTCCATAGTGGACGCCCCGGCGGCTCAGACCACCCCGCAGTGCACTCCGGTTCCCCGGCCGAGGACAAGCCCGCGACGTCCGATGTGCCCGAAGATCCGCTTCGGGTCTGCCTCCTGGGCTCCGGCCTCTCCGCGCGCGGAACCGTTCGGCCCGATCCAGTGGTTCCTTCGAAGAGAGCGGCCGCGCACCGCGGCCGGGGGATTGTCGAAGTGAAGGGGATCTGCCTTGTCCGCAGGAGAAGTGGGCCGAAGAGGGGTAATCGCCGGAGGGCTGGCCGCGGTGGCGGCGGGGGCGATGAGCACCCCCGCGTTCGCTGACGGTGCCACGACCACGCCGGTGAACGAACGGCTCAAGGGCTACAGCTATCCGCTCAGCGCCCGCGGGGTGGCCAACCTCGCGCCGACGCCGCCGTGGCACTACGTCGGTGACGTGGTCGGCGTCGAGTTCTGGACCACGCCGGCCGCGGCCGCCGCGTCGCTGCCGACCGGGCTGGACCCGGACCCGGCGAGTTCAGGGCACGGCTACGCGCTGTTCATCGACTGGCAGTTTTCCGCCAGTGACAACACCTACCTCGACCCGGTGCGCAGCCAGTACAGCGAGTTCCTCGTGCTGCTCGACGCCGTGCACAAGGGCTCGCCCGTGGCGTGGTGCCCGTTCATCTACGTGGACAACGACGAGGCGCTGGCCCGCGGCTGGATCCAGGGCTTCCCGAAGAAGATCGGGGCCGTGCACCAGACCCGCGCGTTCGGCGTGCCGAGCCAGGCCGGCCCCGTGGTCGGCCCCGGCGGCCGGTTCGGTGCAACGCTGTCGTCGAACGGCCGGCAGCTGGCGCAGGCGCAGGTGACGCTCGAGAAGACCGCGCCCACGATCCCGGCGCTCGGCCGGCCGATCGTGAACCTGCGCCACTTCCCGCGGCTGACGAAGGGGCAGTACGAGAACCCCGCCGTGCACGAGCTGACGCAGTCCGTTTTGGACACTCCGCAGGTGGCCGGCACGTGGACCGGCACCGGCGAGCTGTCCTTCTTCCCCGCGCAGGCCGAGGAGCTGGCTGACCTGGCCCCGCAGCGCACCGGCGCGGGCTTCCGCGGCTCGTTGTCCTACAGCGTCACGGATCTGATCATCCTCTGATGCGGTGGCGGCCGGGTGCCCGAGAGGCGCCCGGCCGTTCAGAGCCGTTCGTCCCGCATCACCTCGAGGTTGTGGAACACCGGCGGTTCGTCGCACAGCTTTCCCATGCGCTCGGCGACCTTCGCGGTCTCCGGCAGCTCCGAGTTCCGCATCGCTTCTTCATACGACGGGAATTCGACGAACTCCATGTACGTCCCGGGGTGGTCGCGGTCGCTCATCACGACCGCGTGGGTGGCCGTGCGACTGCCCTGCGTCGCGGTTTTCCACTCGTCCATGAGCTCGTTCAGCTCGTCCGGGTGTGAGGTCTTGAACTCGATGACTTGCACGAAACTCATTTTCGGCTCCTGGTGAGGCTGCCCCGAAAACTCATCGTGCGCGCGGCATCTGGGCCCGTCAACGCAGGTCGGGGGCCCCGTTGTTCACCGGTCGGCTCAGTTCCACTCCACAGCGATCCCGGCCAGCCCCGGTCCCGCGTCCCTGAAGTAGCCGCTCGTCACGCCGCCTGTGTCGAGCGGGAGTTCTTCGGCCTCGACCGGCAGGGCGTCGTCGCGGGCGCGGACCTGGCGGGTGCAGCGCGCGGGCATCGCGGTGGGCGCGAACTGCAGTTGCAGCAGGTAGCTGGCGGCCTGGTCGCGCAGCATGCGGTAGTAGCCGGGGAACAACGCGCTGGAGTCGTCGCGCACCTCGAAGCAGAAGACGTGAATGTCGCCCTCGCCGAGTTTGCGGTCGAAGAGCAGCTCGGTCGCCATCGTCTCGCCGCCGGGGTGGCGCCGGATCCGCCCGACGCGGCAACCCTCCGCGGTGATCAGCTCGACGTCGTCGATCTTGCAGCCGGGGTCGCCGTTGTACACGGTCACGTAGCGGTCGGGGCCGTGCCGTCGCGCGCGCGTGACCAAGCGCGTGCGGATGCTGACCTGGCGGCGGCGCTCGTCGACCGTGATGCGGTCGTGGACCGAGAGCAGCTCCAGGTCGGCGTTGGAGTGGTTCGACGAGGGCAGCACACCCAGGTCGGTGAGCAGCTGGTCGACGATCGAGCCCATGTCGCCCGAGCGCAGGTCGTGGAACGACACCGCGGCCTGGTGCCCGCGCGGGCGAGCGGTGCGCGGGCCGATCAGCACCACCAGCGAGTCCGCCGGCAGCTGCAGCACCGACTCCAGGGCGCGGACGGCCGGCAACGCTTTGGGCACCTCGGGCTGGCGCAGCCCCCGCTGCCAGTAGCTGAGCGTCGACTGTCCAATCTGGACGCCGCGCAGCGCCAGGTGGGCGCGCAGGCGGGCCAGTGACAGTCCCCGATGCGAGATGGCCGTGCGCAGGGCGTGGTGGAACTCGCCGGTGCGCAACGCGTCGGCCAGCTCCGCGGGCAGATCGCCAGAGCCACGGCGAACAGGTTCGATGATCAGTGCGCCTTCCCCGTCTCGAGACACCGCTTGTCCCTTCACCAGACCAGTGTGGAGATCACTGCGTGCGCCGGCCGTGAACACCGCGGAACGTTCACGTTAGCAGCGCACGGTAGCCGCTCCGACCCCCGTTCGGGGTGGTTGGCCACGTAAGGGTGCCTATTCCGTGTTCCAGAACTGACCCGGAACGCGTTGATCACCGGAAGAGCATCTTGCTCCGCGTGACCGCACTGTTCACCGTTGTGACGACCGAGGGTCACGTCGTGGGGTGGGGAGGTTCCGTGCCGGTGTTCGCCAAGCAGCTACCCGTCACCGCCCGGGCCGCCGCCCGCCGTGGCCGGGTCCGGATCGAGAGAGTACGCACCACGGGCCGGGTTCTGGCGCTCGTGGCGCTCGTCGGCATGGCGTTGCTGACGTCGGCACCGGGCGCGAGCGCGGCGCAGCCCGCCGGCGTCGGCAACGCCCACCTCGTTCCGCGGTCGGCCACCGGCGAGGCGCGCGCCATCCGGCTCGTGGCCGATGTCCTGCCGCGCGGTGACACCCCGCCGCCCGAGGACCACGACTCCGGCTGGCTGCCGCTGCTCATCCTCGCGGGCCTGCTGCTCACCGGCGGCGGGGGCTACCTGCTGCACTCGTGGCGCGAGGCCGCCTAAGGCGTACCGGCCGGCCCGGCGGTGCCGTCCCTCCCGCCGGGCCGCCGGTCGACCACCTTCTCGTCCGGAGCGGTCCGGTCCGGGTCTTCGGCCACGGCGTCGAGCGCCGCGTGCAGGAACGGGATCAGGTCTTCGGCGTCAGCGCCGTTGAGCACGGTCGAACCGAGCAGCATGCGGTTGAGCAATGTCCCGGCGCAGATCGCGATCAGCAGCGCCGAGCGGCCGGTGGTGCCGGCTCCGGGCAGCGCGTCGGCGAGCCGGCTCTGGTAGTTGCGCTCGATGCTCTCGCGCATGATCGCCGCCGCACGCGGGTTGGCAACGGAGCGCAGGGTGAGCAGCATCCCGTCGGACGCGTGCGGGTCGTCGCCGGTCAGCAGGGCCCGCGCCGCCTCGGCGTTGAGTTCGGGCGTCATCATCATCGACTTCTCGAACGCGATCTCCACGACCTCGGCGAAGAGCCCCTCCTTCGAGCCGAAGTACTTGCCGATCAGCCGCGCGTCCACGTCGGCCGCACCGGCGATCTCGCGGACTCCGGCGCCGTCGTAGCCGTGCTCGGTGAACGCCTTGCGGGCGGCGTTCAGGATCGCCGCGCGCGTGGCCACGGGGTCGCGGCGCTTCGGCGTCGAATCAGGACTCATGGAGGCCAGGGTACGAGGCGCGTCGGTGGTTCGGAGTCACGCGCGGGTTGCTAAGTCCTCACTCGTGGACTTATGGTGGTCCACAGGCGCGGACTTATCCGCGTCGAGGAGATCAACCACCGCGACTAAGGATTCCTTCCATGGCCACACCCCAGGGCCCCATTCCCCAGCGGCAGCTCGGCTCGACCGGTCCCACCGTCGGTGCCATCGGTTACGGCGCGATGGGCTTCGCCCGTCCCTACGGTCAGGCCCAGGACGACGCCACCGACGACTCGGCCGATGCCCTGATCGGCCGTGCGCTCGACCTCGGCGTCACCCTCGTGGACAGCTCCGACGTCTACGGCGACAGCGAGGAGGCCATCGGCAAGGCGATCGCGCGCCGCCGCGACCAGGTGGTGCTGGCCACCAAGTTCGGCATCGTCCGGGGCCCGTTCGACGGTCAGCCGGCGATCATCAACGGCCGCCCGGAGTACGTGCGCGAGCGCATCGACCGGTCGCTGAAGCGGCTCGGCACCGACCACGTGGACCTGTACTACCAGCACCGCGTGGACCCCGACACGCCGATCGAGGAGACCGTCGGGGCGATGGCCGAGCTCGTCGAGCAGGGCAAGGTGCGCTACCTCGGACTGAGCGAGGCCGCGCCCGACACGATCCGCCGCGCGCACGCCGTGCACCCGATCACCGCGGTGCAGACCGAGTGGTCGTTGTGGTCGCGCGACATCGAGGACGAGGTCTTCCCGCTGTGCCGCGAGCTCGGCATCAGCGTCGTCCCCTACAGCCCGCTGGGCCGCGGGATGCTGACGGGCAAGATCACCTCGTTCGACGACCTGCCCGAGAACGACTACCGGCGCAAGATGCCGCGGTTCGCGCGTGAGGTATTCGAGACCAACCTCGCCGCCGTGGAGATCGTGCGGGAAATCGCCACGGCCCACGCCGCCGTGCCCGGCCAGGTCGCGCTCGCGTGGCTGCTCGCCCAGGCGCCGGGCGTGGTCCCGATCCCGGGCACCCTGCACGTCGATCGCCTGGCGGAGAACGCCGGCGGCGCCGAGCTGGAGCTCACCGCCGACGAGCTCAAGCGGCTCGACGCGCTCACGGTCGCCGGCGAGCGCGAGGTCACGCTGGACCAGAACTGGTCCTACGGCGGCACCCCGCCGCTGGGTCGATAGGACTGCCGGTAGCGCCGGGCCGGTGGTGCCTGTCCTAGGGTGAGCCCCGTGGGGCGACTGGTCGTGATCGAAGGTCTGGACGGTGCCGGCAAGCGCACCCTCGCGGACGGGCTCACCGCTGAGCTGGAACGCGGGGGCGCGCGGGTCGGCAGCCTGGCGTTCCCGCGTTACGGCCGCAGCATCCACGCGGACCTCGTGCGCGAGGCCCTGCACCGCGGCCACGGCGACCTCGCCGACTCCGTCTACGGCATGGCTCTGCTCTACGCTCTCGACCGCCGCGGCGCGGCCGACGAGATCCGCGCGCTGCTGGCGGACAACGACGTGGTGCTGCTCGACCGCTACGTCGCCTCAAACGCCGCGTACGCCGCCGCACGCTTGAGCGAGAACGCCGACGGCGACGTCGTGCGCTGGGTGTGGGGCCTCGAGGTCGACCGCTTCGCGCTCCCGCGACCCGACGCGCACCTGTTGCTGCGGGTGTCGCCCGAGGTCGCCGCCGAACGGGCCGTCCGCCGCGCCGCCGCGGACAGCGCGCGGGCACGGGACGCGTTCGAATCCGACGACGCCCTGCAGCAGCGTTGCGCCGCCGTGTACGACGAGCTGGCCGCGGCCGGCTGGCTCGCGCCCTGGCACGTGCTCGACGGGGTGGCCGGTGTCGACTTGCCGACGTTGGCCAAGTCGCTGCTGTCCTGAGCCCTCAGCGTTCGTCGAAGCCCGCGGGGTCGAATCGTGCGGGGTCGAAGAGGGCGATGGGGTGCGTCGTGCTCCCGTCCACGACCAGATCGGCCACGATCTCCCCGACCACGGGCACGAACTTGAAGCCGTGCCCCGAAAAACCGCACGCCACGACCAACCGCGGGTGCGCCGGGTGCTGAGCGATCACGAAGTCCTCGTCGGGTGTGTTCGTGTACAGGCAGGTCGCGGCGCGGCGGAACGTGCCCAGCTTCGGCAGCCGCGAGCCGACGAGGCGGGTGATAGCGCGCACCTCGTCGTCGTGCACGCGGCGGTCGATCGTGTCGGCCGTGCACGGCGTGCCGGCGTAGTGCGAAGCCACCTTCACGCCCTGCGGTGAGTGCGCGGGGAAGCCGTAGAACTGGTCGCCCTGCTCGGTTTCCCACAGGTACACCGGGTGCCGGTCGGCCGCGAACGGCGCCGCGTCCGCCGGTTCGAACCAGTACTGCACCTGCCGCTGCACCTCGAAGTCCACGCCGAGGTCGGCGAGCAGCGATGGCGCCCACGCGCCCGGGCACAGCACCAGCCGCGAAGCCGTGTAGTAGCTCGATGTCGTGCCCACGCGCACGCCGGACTCCGACGTGCTCCAGGTGAACACCTGCTCCTCGTGGTGCAGCTCGGCGCCGTGGCGCGCGGCGAGCTGCAGGTGCGCGGCGACGCTGCCCTCCGGCGACACGAACCCGGCGCCCGGCTCGTAGAGCGCCACCTCGTCGTCGCGCGGGGCCACCGTGGGGAAGCGGCGGCGGATCTCCGCCGCGTCGAGCAACTCGTGCGGGATGTCGAACTTCTCGGCCGAGAGCACGCTGCCGGTGATCGTGCGCGAGTCCGGCGGCCCGGCCATCAGCCCGCCGCAGCGGGTGAACAGGTGGCGGCCGGTGTCGCGTTCGACCTCGTCCCACAGCTCGTGCGCGCGCAGCAGCAGCGGCACGTAGTCGGGGCCTTCGAGGTAGGCCTGGCGTGTGATGCGCGAACCGCCGTGGCTGGAGCCGAGGTTGTGCACGGGCGCGAACTGGTCGATGCCGAGCACCCGCTGTCCGCGCTGCGCGAGCCGGTACGCCGCGGCGCTGCCCATGCCGCCGAGGCCGATCACGATCACGTCGTAGTGCGTCAAGCGGTTCTCCTCGTGCCGTCCGGTCCCTCGGGTTCCACGACCGCCGGTACCCGCCGGCCGAAGTACTCGATCTCCACCGGTGTACCAGGTTTCGCGCATTCGACGGGAAGCCACGCGTAGGCGAGGTTCTTGCCGACGGTGTGGCCGCGCGCCGCGCTCGTGACGTAGCCCGCCGGGCAGCCCTCGAAGTACACGGGTTCCTTGCCCTGCACCAGATCGTCGGTGACCAGGGACGTCAGCCTGCGCCCGACGGTGGCGGCCGAGCGCCCGAGCAGTGCGTCACGGCCGAGGAAGTACCCCTTGTCCTCGCGCACGGCCGAACCCAGCCCGGCCTCGTACGGGTCGTGTTCCGCGGTGAAGTCGACGCCCCACGTGCGCCGACCGTCCTCCCGCCGCAGGCTCGAGAATGCCTCGTGCCCGGCGGCGACGATCCCGTGCGGCTGCCCGGCTTCCCATAGCGTGTCCCACAGCAGGCGGCCCAGATCCGCGCTGGTGTGCAGCTCCCAGCCGGGATCGCCGCACCGGCGCAGCACGAGTACCGGCACGGCGCCGATGAACGCGGTGACCGCGCCGTCCGCCGGCAGGTCCGTTGTGGACAGTGGAGCCAGAACCCGCGCGGCGAGGGGGCCCCACACGCCGAGACAGCACGTGCCCGCGGTGATTTCGTGGATCTGCACCGTGCCGTCGCCGGGCAGGTGGCGGCGCAGCCAGTCGACGTCGAGGGCGCTGTTGGCCCCGACCTGGAACCGGTCGGTGCCCAGGCGGGCCACCGTGAGATCGCTGCGGACGCCGCCGTCTTCGCCGAGCAGCAGCGTGTACGTGACCGCACCCGGCGCGTGGCCGAGCTCGTTGGTGGTCATCGTCCGCAGGAACGGCAGCGCGCCCGGTCCGGTGACCTCGAGCCGGGTCGCCGGCGTCAGGTCGAACACCGCCACCCGCTCGCGCGCGACGATCGCCTCGGCGCCCGCCGTCCGCCCTTCGGCCGACGCCGGCACGCGCGCCAGCTCGGGCAGGGTTTCGTTGGCGGAGAACCAAACCGGGCGCTCCCAGCCGCCGGTTTCCGCGAAGCGCGCACCCAAGGCGACGTGCCGCTCGTAGAACGGCGACGTGCGCAACGGCGGCCGCGGCTCGTCGTGCCGGGTGCCCGCGAACGTCCGGATCGCGCGTTCCCGCACCTGGCCCGGGGCGAGCTGCACCCGCTCGAACCGGGCGAGGTCGCTCGCGTGCAGGTCGAGCCGAGGCTGCCCGTCGACGAGCCACCGCGCCACCTCACGCGCGACACCGGCGGCGTGCGGGAAGGCCACGGCCTCGGCGACCCAGAAACCGTCGAGGTCCGGGTGCTCGCCGAGCAGCGGCTTGCCGTCCGCGGTGGCCGCGACCAGGCTGGTCACGCCGTCCTCGACTTTCGCGTCGGCCAGCGCGGGCAGCAGGCGCACGGCCTCGGCCCAGGGCTGCTCGAAGTCGGCCGGGGCGAACGGCCCGGCCGTGCGCGGCGCGGCGCTGCCGAGGCCGAGGCGGTCGACGTGCTCGCGCACCGACAGCCTGCCGTGGCGCAGGACCGGCTTGCCTGCCTCCGTGAAGTCATCATTGTGGCCGGCGAGCGAGGGCAGCGTTATCGTGCGCACGTAGTGCTGGGCCAAGGGCACCAGCGGCACGACCAGGTCCACGAGCCGCCCGATCGCCGGCGCGCCCACCCCCGCGCAGGAGACCACGACGTCGGCGCGGAACCGATCGGTCTCGGTGCGCACGTCCGTGACGCGCCCGCCGCTGCGCTCGATGGCCATGACCCGTTGACCCGCCAGGAACCGCGCGCCGCGGTCGATCGCGCGCCGGGCCTGGGCCTCGGCGGCGCGCAGCGGTTTCGCCACGCCGTCACCCGGGGTGTGGAGGCCGCCGAGGACCTGCGCCGGGTCCAGCAGCGGGTGCAGTTCGGCGCATTCCCGCGGCGAGCGCAGGTACGCGCGCACGCCCCACGAGGTCGCCCAGCCGTGGCGTCGTCGGAGCTCCGCCAGCTGTGGCGGCGTGGTCGCGAGGTCCAGGCCGCCGACGGGCTGGAAGCACCACCGGCCCTCCAGCGTCAGCGAGCCGTACTTGGCCACGGTGTACTTCGCGAACTCCGTCATGGTGCGATCCGCGTCGGTCTGGCGCACGAGGCCCGGTCCGTCACCGGTGAAGAGCGACCCCTGCTCCAGCACCGTGACGTCGGTCCAGCCGCGTTCGGTGAGCTCGTCGGCCAGCGCGCAGCCGACGAGCCCGGCGCCGATGACGAC
The sequence above is a segment of the Amycolatopsis sp. 2-15 genome. Coding sequences within it:
- a CDS encoding aldo/keto reductase; the encoded protein is MATPQGPIPQRQLGSTGPTVGAIGYGAMGFARPYGQAQDDATDDSADALIGRALDLGVTLVDSSDVYGDSEEAIGKAIARRRDQVVLATKFGIVRGPFDGQPAIINGRPEYVRERIDRSLKRLGTDHVDLYYQHRVDPDTPIEETVGAMAELVEQGKVRYLGLSEAAPDTIRRAHAVHPITAVQTEWSLWSRDIEDEVFPLCRELGISVVPYSPLGRGMLTGKITSFDDLPENDYRRKMPRFAREVFETNLAAVEIVREIATAHAAVPGQVALAWLLAQAPGVVPIPGTLHVDRLAENAGGAELELTADELKRLDALTVAGEREVTLDQNWSYGGTPPLGR
- a CDS encoding TetR/AcrR family transcriptional regulator; this translates as MSPDSTPKRRDPVATRAAILNAARKAFTEHGYDGAGVREIAGAADVDARLIGKYFGSKEGLFAEVVEIAFEKSMMMTPELNAEAARALLTGDDPHASDGMLLTLRSVANPRAAAIMRESIERNYQSRLADALPGAGTTGRSALLIAICAGTLLNRMLLGSTVLNGADAEDLIPFLHAALDAVAEDPDRTAPDEKVVDRRPGGRDGTAGPAGTP
- the solA gene encoding N-methyl-L-tryptophan oxidase gives rise to the protein MTHYDVIVIGLGGMGSAAAYRLAQRGQRVLGIDQFAPVHNLGSSHGGSRITRQAYLEGPDYVPLLLRAHELWDEVERDTGRHLFTRCGGLMAGPPDSRTITGSVLSAEKFDIPHELLDAAEIRRRFPTVAPRDDEVALYEPGAGFVSPEGSVAAHLQLAARHGAELHHEEQVFTWSTSESGVRVGTTSSYYTASRLVLCPGAWAPSLLADLGVDFEVQRQVQYWFEPADAAPFAADRHPVYLWETEQGDQFYGFPAHSPQGVKVASHYAGTPCTADTIDRRVHDDEVRAITRLVGSRLPKLGTFRRAATCLYTNTPDEDFVIAQHPAHPRLVVACGFSGHGFKFVPVVGEIVADLVVDGSTTHPIALFDPARFDPAGFDER
- a CDS encoding dTMP kinase; amino-acid sequence: MSPVGRLVVIEGLDGAGKRTLADGLTAELERGGARVGSLAFPRYGRSIHADLVREALHRGHGDLADSVYGMALLYALDRRGAADEIRALLADNDVVLLDRYVASNAAYAAARLSENADGDVVRWVWGLEVDRFALPRPDAHLLLRVSPEVAAERAVRRAAADSARARDAFESDDALQQRCAAVYDELAAAGWLAPWHVLDGVAGVDLPTLAKSLLS
- a CDS encoding acetoacetate decarboxylase family protein; the encoded protein is MSTPAFADGATTTPVNERLKGYSYPLSARGVANLAPTPPWHYVGDVVGVEFWTTPAAAAASLPTGLDPDPASSGHGYALFIDWQFSASDNTYLDPVRSQYSEFLVLLDAVHKGSPVAWCPFIYVDNDEALARGWIQGFPKKIGAVHQTRAFGVPSQAGPVVGPGGRFGATLSSNGRQLAQAQVTLEKTAPTIPALGRPIVNLRHFPRLTKGQYENPAVHELTQSVLDTPQVAGTWTGTGELSFFPAQAEELADLAPQRTGAGFRGSLSYSVTDLIIL
- a CDS encoding FAD-dependent oxidoreductase, with the translated sequence MAARPRVVVIGAGLVGCALADELTERGWTDVTVLEQGSLFTGDGPGLVRQTDADRTMTEFAKYTVAKYGSLTLEGRWCFQPVGGLDLATTPPQLAELRRRHGWATSWGVRAYLRSPRECAELHPLLDPAQVLGGLHTPGDGVAKPLRAAEAQARRAIDRGARFLAGQRVMAIERSGGRVTDVRTETDRFRADVVVSCAGVGAPAIGRLVDLVVPLVPLAQHYVRTITLPSLAGHNDDFTEAGKPVLRHGRLSVREHVDRLGLGSAAPRTAGPFAPADFEQPWAEAVRLLPALADAKVEDGVTSLVAATADGKPLLGEHPDLDGFWVAEAVAFPHAAGVAREVARWLVDGQPRLDLHASDLARFERVQLAPGQVRERAIRTFAGTRHDEPRPPLRTSPFYERHVALGARFAETGGWERPVWFSANETLPELARVPASAEGRTAGAEAIVARERVAVFDLTPATRLEVTGPGALPFLRTMTTNELGHAPGAVTYTLLLGEDGGVRSDLTVARLGTDRFQVGANSALDVDWLRRHLPGDGTVQIHEITAGTCCLGVWGPLAARVLAPLSTTDLPADGAVTAFIGAVPVLVLRRCGDPGWELHTSADLGRLLWDTLWEAGQPHGIVAAGHEAFSSLRREDGRRTWGVDFTAEHDPYEAGLGSAVREDKGYFLGRDALLGRSAATVGRRLTSLVTDDLVQGKEPVYFEGCPAGYVTSAARGHTVGKNLAYAWLPVECAKPGTPVEIEYFGRRVPAVVEPEGPDGTRRTA